The genomic region CCGGAGGGTCCAGGAGGGCGCCGTGATCGGCGAAGGGGACGTGGTTGAGATAATAATACATATTATCCGGGTCGAACGCACCGTAGCCGCCGTTCTTGGACTGCATCCCGGCGATCCAGCGGATTGCCCGGTAGGCGGCTTCGCGATGCTCCGGGCGGTCGCTTTGCAAGAGGACGTAGGCCACCACCGCGGTGTCGTCCACATCGGGATAATGGGCGTTGTCGAACTGGAAGGCCCAGCCGCCGCCCTCCAAGTGAGGGCGGCGCGCCTGCCAATCGCCGGGTTCGTCCCGCAGTTGCTTGTCGACCAGCCAATCCAGTGCCTGGTCGATGGCGCGGGCGGTGTGAGGATCGTCTTCGGCCCGCTGGGTTTCCTGCAGGGCGAGCAGGCTTAAACCGGTGTCCCAAATGGGAGACAGGCAGGGTTGGCAATACGATTCCCCGCCGGGATGCTTCGAATCGTCCTCCCGATGCACCAAAAGCTTTTGAAGCGCCTTTTTGGCGATCTGGCGACGCGGGTCCTCCGGGGGAAAGCCGAGCGCGTCCATCGCCTCATAGGCATTGACCATGGCGGGGAAGATGCCTCCCAGGCCATCCTCCCCATTGAGCCGCTCCAGGAACCAATGGAGCGCTTTTTCCAGGGCGCGCTGGCGGATCCGGAAGGGGATATACGGCTCCAGCCGCATCCCGATCCGCTCCAGAAACAGGACGAATTTTCCCAGTGGGGTTTTAACGTGGGAGAAATAACCGGTTTCCTGTTCCGGCGGTGTGACGAACAACTCTCGTACCGAGATGTTTTTGGGGTTCCTCGCCTTGACCTTGAGCGAGCACAGAATGGCCAGCGGTACCATGACGGTGCGTGACCAATAGGAGACCTTGTTCAGATGGAAAGGAAACCAATTGGGCAGCAACATGATTTCCACCGGGACGAATGGTACCCCGCGCCAGGGAATCTGCTGGAACATGGCCAGCATGATCCGGGTGAATACATTGGCTTTCGCCGCCCCTCCCTTGTTCAGGATGAATTCGCGGGCTTTCCGCATATGGAGGGCGTCCGGGGAATCTCCTGCCAGCTTGAGGGCGTAATAGGCCTTAACCGAACAGCTGATATCGCCGTGGCCGATGGTGTAGAGGGACCAACTGCCATCTTCCTGTTGCCGGGCGCGCAGGTAATTGGCCAGTTTGGCTTGCAGAATCTCGTCCACTTCGTCCATGTGGTGCATCATCAAGATGTATTCGGCCGGAATCGTGCAGTCGGCCTCCAATTCGAACAACCAATACCCGTCCTCGTGCTGGTGCTCGAGCAAGGCGTCCCGGGCCTTGGCGACGGCCTGTTCCAACAGGCTCTCGAATGTTTCGCCGGGCGTTTTTTGAGTGACGGTGGATGGCTGAGTCATCGATTGGCCTCTTGATGGTTGGTTACACGGAAAGGGACGAGGTGAACACAGATGCCGGGGGGGCGCAGCTCGATCTGGTCCGCGGGCGCAGGCCCGGGTAAGCCCCGGCTGGCAAAGTCGAACAGCCACCGCAGTAATGCGTCATGGCGATGACACATGCGGGTGGTGAGTATGGTGGTTTTTACGCTGCGGCGAGTAATTTTGACCGCATCGGAGCGACTGAAATAGGGATCGCGATGAATCTTGCGCAAGGTCAGTACCGCCATTCCCAAGGCCCACAAACAAAAATCGCGCAAGCCGGTTTCGTATTCAGGGATGAGCAGGGTATATTCCAAGGCGTTACGCAAGTGGCCGTGGGCGATGGCGAGCAGATCCTGCAAGCCGGCGACGAAAGCCGGATCTTGATGGCCGGGGCGCAAATCGCCCAGATCGTAACCGTGGGATTGGAAGATCTCGCGGGGCAGCCAGCATACCTCACGATTTAAATCGTCCCAGATGTCCTTGAGGATGTTGGTCATCTGCAATCCTTGACCGAAGGAAACCGCCAGCGACATCATGCGTTCCCGCCGGCCGGAAAGCTCTTGAGAATGGTTGCAGAATACCTGGGTCAGCATTTCTCCCACCACGCCCGCTACGAAATAACAGTAGCGATTCATGTCCGCAAGTGTCTCCACGCCGGCGCTCAAGTCGCGATCCTGAAATTCGGCCATGCCATGACCCATGATCGCCACGCAGCGGGCGAGGGCTTGGCGATCAGCCTCGGAAAACCGGTGGGTGATGGCGATCACCCGTGGAACGACCTGGATCAGCTCGTGTTCTTCCGCGGGGGTTCGCTTGGATAAGCGGGCGCCGAAATCCCGGGAGAATGCCACCGGATCTTCGTTTCCTTCCACCACCGACACGAAACGTTCGCACAAGCGACGTTTCGTCTCCCGGTTCAGCGTGGCCTCGTCCTCGATGGTATCCACGATGCGACAAAGTAGGTAGCCGTTGGCAACCACCTGATGAATGGGTTCTCGCAGTTGCGGAATGGTCAGGGCGAAGGTGCGGGAGACCCCATCGAGCAAATAGGCCTGGAAGGCATCGTCGGTGAGGCGATCGAGATCTTTACTCTCACCGAGAGTTGTGGTGCCATTCATAAACTGCTGGATTCTCCCCCAAAGATTTTGGATGACCGGGCAAAATTGCTGAAATGCGGTCCATTCTATGGATTTTGCCTATACCGTCAAGATATGTTGTATTTTTGTCTAATCCGGTTAAACTAGCATTCCTGATTCTCCGGTCAAGGCGCAATGGATTGTGGCTTTTGGGCAACAAGCTGAGGCTGCCCAAGCCCCCCGTCTATCACAAGGGCTTGCTTTTAGTCCTTAAACATAGCTAAATAGTCGGGAATACGATCGGACGATACCAAGAAACTCTAAGGAGAAGGCCCAATGAGCATTCCTTTTAGGCAGAAATTTGCCATCGCCCGCTACCTTCTGACCCAGAAAATCAAGGGGGTCCGCCGCTATCCATTGGTACTCATGCTGGAACCTTTGTTTCAGTGTAATCTGGCTTGTGCCGGTTGCGGCAAAATCGATCACCCCGATGATATCCTACGGAAGCGGCTGAGCGTAGAGGAATGTTTGCAGTCGGTGGATGAGTGCGGCGCGCCGGTGGTTTCGATTCCCGGCGGGGAACCCTTGCTGCACAAGGACATGCCCAAGATCGTGGAGGGCATCATCCAACGCAAGAAATTTATCTATTTGTGCACCAATGCGCTGTTATTGAAGAAGCGCATGAAAGATTACACTCCCTCTCCTTATTTGACCTTCTCCGTGCACTTGGACGGCTTGAAGGCGCGTCACGACGCGTCGGTTTGTCAGGAAGGCGTGTTCGAGCGGGCCGTGGACGCCATTCGGGAGGCTTTATCCCGAGGGTTCCGGGTCACGGTCAATTGCACCTTGTTTCAGGGGGAAAACGCCGAGGAAATCGCCGAATTTCTAGATTTCTGCATGGATCTGGGCGTGGAAGCGGCCACCATCTCGCCCGGTTTCCAGTACGAGAATGCCCCGCGCCAAGACATTTTCATCCGCAATTCGGACACCAAAGAGCTGTTCCGGCGTTTGTTCCGCCTCGGCAAAAGCGAGGGTAAAAAGTGGCGCTTGAACCATTCGAGTCTGTATCTGGATTTTCTTGCCGGCAACCGGTCTTATGCCTGCACGCCTTGGGGCAATCCGACGCGTAATGTGTTCGGCTGGCAAAAACCGTGTTATTTGTTGTCCGACGAAGGTTATGCCGCAAGCTTCAAGGAATTGATGGAAACCACTCCCTGGGAGAAATACGGGACCTCCCAAAACCCCAAGTGCGCCAATTGTATGGCCCATTGCGGCTATGAACCCACGGCGGTGGAAGACGCTTTGACGCATCCTCTTCGGGCGGCTTGGGTCGCTTTGTCGGGGCCGCGTACCGAAGGGGAAATGACGCCCGAGCCGGT from Methylohalobius crimeensis 10Ki harbors:
- a CDS encoding phytoene/squalene synthase family protein — its product is MNGTTTLGESKDLDRLTDDAFQAYLLDGVSRTFALTIPQLREPIHQVVANGYLLCRIVDTIEDEATLNRETKRRLCERFVSVVEGNEDPVAFSRDFGARLSKRTPAEEHELIQVVPRVIAITHRFSEADRQALARCVAIMGHGMAEFQDRDLSAGVETLADMNRYCYFVAGVVGEMLTQVFCNHSQELSGRRERMMSLAVSFGQGLQMTNILKDIWDDLNREVCWLPREIFQSHGYDLGDLRPGHQDPAFVAGLQDLLAIAHGHLRNALEYTLLIPEYETGLRDFCLWALGMAVLTLRKIHRDPYFSRSDAVKITRRSVKTTILTTRMCHRHDALLRWLFDFASRGLPGPAPADQIELRPPGICVHLVPFRVTNHQEANR
- the shc gene encoding squalene--hopene cyclase — encoded protein: MTQPSTVTQKTPGETFESLLEQAVAKARDALLEHQHEDGYWLFELEADCTIPAEYILMMHHMDEVDEILQAKLANYLRARQQEDGSWSLYTIGHGDISCSVKAYYALKLAGDSPDALHMRKAREFILNKGGAAKANVFTRIMLAMFQQIPWRGVPFVPVEIMLLPNWFPFHLNKVSYWSRTVMVPLAILCSLKVKARNPKNISVRELFVTPPEQETGYFSHVKTPLGKFVLFLERIGMRLEPYIPFRIRQRALEKALHWFLERLNGEDGLGGIFPAMVNAYEAMDALGFPPEDPRRQIAKKALQKLLVHREDDSKHPGGESYCQPCLSPIWDTGLSLLALQETQRAEDDPHTARAIDQALDWLVDKQLRDEPGDWQARRPHLEGGGWAFQFDNAHYPDVDDTAVVAYVLLQSDRPEHREAAYRAIRWIAGMQSKNGGYGAFDPDNMYYYLNHVPFADHGALLDPPEADVSARCAMVLNAAGEEVPYFRQVVQKCLDFLWKEQEQDGSWFGRWGTNYIYGTWSVLVGIEHCGIPQDDPRIRKAVAWLKSIQREDGGWGESNDSYEDRKDPAIRGRFHTSMACHTAWALLALMAAGETESDAVRDGIDYLLRTQENNGLWRDAYFNAPGFPRVFYLKYYGYDKFFPLWALSRYHNQIAGRC
- the hpnH gene encoding adenosyl-hopene transferase HpnH, whose product is MSIPFRQKFAIARYLLTQKIKGVRRYPLVLMLEPLFQCNLACAGCGKIDHPDDILRKRLSVEECLQSVDECGAPVVSIPGGEPLLHKDMPKIVEGIIQRKKFIYLCTNALLLKKRMKDYTPSPYLTFSVHLDGLKARHDASVCQEGVFERAVDAIREALSRGFRVTVNCTLFQGENAEEIAEFLDFCMDLGVEAATISPGFQYENAPRQDIFIRNSDTKELFRRLFRLGKSEGKKWRLNHSSLYLDFLAGNRSYACTPWGNPTRNVFGWQKPCYLLSDEGYAASFKELMETTPWEKYGTSQNPKCANCMAHCGYEPTAVEDALTHPLRAAWVALSGPRTEGEMTPEPVPVYEREENRQLTDPVEAMK